The sequence CCTTGTTATAGACATTTTCCTCATTGGTGATGATTTCGCTAAATAGCAGGCGGTTTTCTTGAAGCTTGGGCTGGATGGCGGAGAAGGCCGCTCTGTGCTGGGCCCCGGAATCTGACATTACTCCTTTTATCCCTTTTGGGCCTTGATCTCCTGGAGGTCCTGGGGGGCCCTCTGGTCCTATGTAGCCCACATTACCAGGCTGACCAGGGCTCCCAGGATCTCCTGCATCGCCTTTACTTGCCGTAGGTCCCACAAAATGGCCGGGGGCCCCTGAAGGGGACAAAAATAGATGCATGGTCAGCGCCGGCATCATCATTCTGGATTAGATCATCTACATCATCCCATAATAAAACTCTTTGCACTGATAGATTTCATGATCTGGTTAGAGGCATCTATGGTGTGACTCTCCGGTGAGAAGAAGGATATGCAAACACCTCTCTGATGCAATGTCTCCTTATAGAGGTAACTTTCCCTTTATGTCAATGTCTGACTCAGATAAAAAGCCTTAGAACACGACTAGGGATTAAAGCCAACACAGACAACTCTCCAAATAAGGAGATTGCCCATCTGTAGAGAGTGGTTATGGGTTATTACCCCTTGTCCGTACAGAGCCAGACCGCAAACTgccctgtactgatgaggggcaattaccctgaaacagctgtcaaCAGATTTAGAGATTGTCTGCTTTGGCTTAAaccccagtcatgttctaaggcttcTTACAGAGCACTGACTTGAAGGAAATTGGAGTATATATGACATGATGCTGTGATTGGAGTATATATGACATATTACCTGGGTCACCACGATCTCCCTTCTGTCCAGGCCGTCCATCCCTCCCTGGTTGACCCATCACACCATCCTGCCCTTTGGTGGCATAGCAATCATGTGACTGGCACCAGATATGATAAGGAAATCCCGCCAGGAAAAGGGCGAGGAACCCCCAGAACCGCTCCATTCTGAAATGGGAAACCAGAACCCTgaacattatataatatactataataatgctcctgtgTAATgtgatataatacaatatatggctgtattatataatatactgcaatactatatatcagtggtctccaacctgcggacctccagatgttgcaaaactacaactcacagcatgcccggacagccaaaggctgagttagcaggacagcatgtgagtgacaggaggcagaacggggcacacggggcacattaaacaactgtcagtcagatgctgaagttgtcagcgctgtcagatagctgtttgtatgatggccccgacacacagcagcatcatatgtcgatgctgccttcaacatacgatgggctctgagaggccatcatatgttgaaatgatcatatgtcggggccatcatgagtcggggggtcactgaatatggctgtattatatatatatattggactaTAATACTATATCTCCATGtatgatataatatactgtaataccatatatggctgtattatataataAACTGCAATATCAT is a genomic window of Hyla sarda isolate aHylSar1 chromosome 10, aHylSar1.hap1, whole genome shotgun sequence containing:
- the C1QA gene encoding complement C1q subcomponent subunit A, with amino-acid sequence MERFWGFLALFLAGFPYHIWCQSHDCYATKGQDGVMGQPGRDGRPGQKGDRGDPGAPGHFVGPTASKGDAGDPGSPGQPGNVGYIGPEGPPGPPGDQGPKGIKGVMSDSGAQHRAAFSAIQPKLQENRLLFSEIITNEENVYNKDSGEFTCTEAGYYYFTFQVVSMGDLCLQIWIKKGREAAGRKLLSFCDRNARGQHQVNSGGSVLNLNTGDQVWIETDARNRRIAGKDVSSIFSGFLLYPHSE